A window of the Lactuca sativa cultivar Salinas chromosome 5, Lsat_Salinas_v11, whole genome shotgun sequence genome harbors these coding sequences:
- the LOC111892512 gene encoding eukaryotic initiation factor 4A-15 — protein sequence MAGAAPEGSQFNAQQFDSKMNELLSTDGQDFFTSYDEVYDSFDAMGLQENLLRGIYAYGFEKPSAIQQRGIVPFCKGLDVIQQAQSGTGKTATFCSGILQQLDYNVVECQALVLAPTRELAQQIEKVMRALGDYLGVKVHACVGGTSVREDQRILSAGVHVVVGTPGRVFDMLRRQSLRADYIKMFVLDEADEMLSRGFKDQIYDIFQLLPSKVQVGVFSATMPPEALEITRKFMNKPVRILVKRDELTLEGIKQFYVNVEKEEWKLETLCDLYETLAITQSVIFVNTRRKVDWLTDKMRSRDHTVSATHGDMDQNTRDIIMREFRSGSSRVLITTDLLARGIDVQQVSLVINYDLPTQPENYLHRIGRSGRFGRKGVAINFVTLDDERMLADIQKFYNVVVEELPSNVADLI from the exons ATGGCAGGAGCAGCACCAGAAGGTTCCCAGTTTAATGCTCAGCAATTTGATTCCAAAATGAATGAATT GCTTTCAACCGATGGACAAGACTTTTTCACCTCATACGATGAAGTTTATGATAGTTTTGATGCCATGGGTTTGCAAGAAAACCTCTTGAGAGGCATCTATGCATATG GTTTTGAAAAACCATCTGCAATTCAACAAAGGGGAATAGTCCCATTCTGCAAGGGTCTTGATGTGATCCAACAAGCTCAATCAGGAACAGGAAAGACTGCAACTTTTTGCTCTGGAATCCTTCAACAGCTTGACTACAATGTAGTCGAGTGTCAAGCTTTGGTTCTTGCACCCACTCGTGAACTTGCTCAACAAATTGAAAAAGTCATGCGGGCCCTAGGGGACTACCTTGGAGTCAAAGTCCACGCGTGCGTGGGTGGGACCAGTGTCCGTGAGGATCAAAGGATCCTCTCTGCTGGGGTCCACGTGGTTGTTGGTACACCTGGACGTGTCTTTGACATGCTCAGGAGGCAGTCACTACGTGCCGATTACATCAAGATGTTTGTCTTGGATGAAGCTGATGAAATGCTCTCAAGAGGTTTCAAAGATCAG ATTTATGATATCTTCCAGTTGTTGCCATCGAAAGTCCAAGTGGGTGTGTTCTCCGCTACAATGCCACCAGAAGCTTTAGAAATCACCCGGAAATTCATGAACAAACCCGTGAGAATTCTCGTGAAAAGAGACGAACTTACCCTCGAAGGTATCAAACAGTTTTACGTGAACGTTGAAAAGGAAGAATGGAAACTCGAAACACTCTGTGACCTTTACGAAACCCTAGCAATCACCCAGAGTGTCATTTTCGTAAATACGCGTCGAAAGGTTGACTGGTTGACCGACAAAATGCGTTCCCGGGACCACACTGTGTCCGCCACCCACGGTGACATGGACCAAAACACGCGTGACATCATCATGCGGGAGTTTCGATCGGGATCTTCACGTGTGTTGATCACTACAGATCTTTTGGCACGTGGGATTGATGTGCAACAGGTGTCACTTGTTATCAATTATGATCTTCCAACACAGCCTGAGAATTATCTTCATAGGATTGGGCGAAGTGGGAGGTTTGGGAGAAAGGGTGTGGCCATTAATTTTGTCACTTTGGATGATGAACGGATGCTTGCGGATATTCAGAAGTTTTATAATGTTGTGGTGGAGGAGTTGCCTTCCAATGTTGCGGATCTCATATAA
- the LOC111892652 gene encoding eukaryotic initiation factor 4A-8: protein MAGVLSDGSQFDARQYDSKMNDLLSADGQDFFTSYDEVYDSFDAMGLQENLLRGIYAYGFEKPSAIQQRGIVPFTKGLDVIQQAQSGTGKTATFCSGILQQLDYNIIECQALVLAPTRELAQQIEKVMRALGDYLGVKVHACVGGTSVREDQRILSAGVHVVVGTPGRVFDMLRRQSLRPDYINMFVLDEADEMLSRGFKDQIYDIFQLLPSKVQVGVFSATMPPEALEITRKFMNQPVRILVKRDELTLEGIKQFYVNVEKEEWKLETLCDLYETLAITQSVIFVNTRRKVDWLTDKMRSRDHTVSATHGDMDQNTRDIIMREFRSGSSRVLITTDLLARGIDVQQVSLVINYDLPTQPENYLHRIGRSGRFGRKGVAINFVTREDERMLFDIQKFYNVVVEELPSNVADLL from the exons ATGGCAGGTGTCTTATCCGATGGCTCTCAGTTTGATGCTCGTCAATATGATTCAAAGATGAATGATTT GCTTTCAGCTGATGGACAAGATTTTTTCACTTCATATGATGAAGTTTACGACAGTTTTGATGCCATGGGTTTGCAAGAAAACCTCTTGAGGGGCATTTATGCATATG GATTCGAAAAACCATCAGCAATCCAACAAAGAGGAATCGTACCCTTCACAAAGGGTCTGGATGTAATCCAACAAGCTCAATCAGGAACTGGAAAAACTGCAACTTTTTGCTCGGGAATCCTTCAACAACTCGATTACAACATAATCGAATGCCAAGCTTTGGTTTTAGCACCTACTCGTGAACTCGCACAACAGATTGAAAAAGTTATGCGTGCATTAGGGGATTATCTTGGTGTAAAAGTCCATGCTTGTGTTGGTGGGACCAGTGTTCGTGAAGATCAACGGATACTTTCCGCCGGAGTTCATGTCGTCGTCGGAACTCCTGGCCGTGTTTTTGATATGCTACGAAGACAATCTCTTCGTCCAGATTACATCAACATGTTTGTGCTTGATGAAGCTGATGAAATGCTTTCACGAGGCTTCAAAGATCAG ATCTATGATATATTTCAGCTACTTCCGTCAAAGGTTCAAGTCGGGGTGTTCTCCGCCACAATGCCGCCGGAAGCCTTAGAAATCACAAGGAAATTCATGAACCAACCTGTTCGGATTCTGGTGAAGCGCGATGAGCTTACTTTAGAAGGGATCAAGCAATTCTACGTGAACGTCGAAAAGGAGGAATGGAAGCTCGAAACACTCTGCGATCTGTACGAAACTTTAGCGATCACTCAAAGTGTTATCTTCGTGAACACTCGACGGAAGGTGGATTGGCTGACGGACAAAATGCGCAGCCGTGACCACACCGTCTCCGCCACGCACGGCGATATGGATCAGAACACGAGAGACATTATTATGCGGGAATTCCGTTCTGGATCATCGCGAGTCCTCATCACCACCGATCTGTTGGCTCGTGGAATCGATGTGCAGCAAGTTTCGCTTGTGATTAACTACGATCTTCCGACGCAGCCGGAGAATTATCTCCACCGTATCGGACGTAGTGGCCGGTTTGGGCGAAAGGGTGTTGCGATCAATTTTGTGACCAGAGAAGATGAGAGAATGCTTTTTGATATCCAGAAGTTTTACAATGTCGTTGTGGAGGAGCTTCCATCAAATGTCGCGGATCTGCTCTGA